Proteins found in one Zea mays cultivar B73 chromosome 1, Zm-B73-REFERENCE-NAM-5.0, whole genome shotgun sequence genomic segment:
- the LOC100217209 gene encoding nucleoside diphosphate kinase 1: MESTFIMIKPDGVQRGLIGEIISRFEKKGFYLKALKLVNVERSFAEKHYADLASKPFFQGLVDYIISGPVVAMVWEGKSVVTTGRKIIGATNPLASEPGTIRGDFAVDIGRNVIHGSDSIESANKEIALWFPEGPADWQSSQHPWIYEK; this comes from the exons ATGGAGAGCACCTTCATCATGATCAAGCCTGACGGCGTCCAGAGGGGCCTC ATTGGTGAGATCATCAGCCGTTTTGAGAAGAAGGGCTTCTACCTCAAGG CCTTGAAGCTTGTGAACGTGGAGAGGTCGTTTGCTGAGAAGCACTACGCCGATCTCGCCTCCAAGCCCTTCTTCCAGGGCCTCGTGGACTACATCATCTCTGGCCCTGTGGTGGCCATGGTCTGGGAGGGCAAGAGCGTCGTCACAACTGGCCGCAAGATCATTGGCGCCACCAACCCCCTGGCTTCTGAGCCCGGCACCATCCGTGGCGACTTTGCTGTCGACATTGGCAG GAATGTCATTCATGGAAGTGACAGCATTGAGAGTGCTAATAAGGAGATTGCCCTGTGGTTCCCCGAGGGCCCTGCTGATTGGCAGAGCAGCCAGCACCCCTGGATCTACGAGAAGTAA
- the LOC100384342 gene encoding uncharacterized protein LOC100384342 (The RefSeq protein has 1 substitution compared to this genomic sequence) — protein MLFAPTAAPPQVHKQPQKTGVAFQLASEPAVRKEDNSSQHLRENVKPSALEPTYMEESQAKRDDDEPSDITYSRAVDEQADRMHNLKVSFPFALHGACILLFNVEAVKIFK, from the exons ATGCTCTTCGCACCGACAGCTGCCCCACCACAAGTCCACAAGCAACCACAAAAGACAG GTGTAGCCTTCCAACTGGCAAGTGAACCTGCAGTTCGCAAAGAAGACAACTCTAGTCAACAATTACGTGAAAATGTGAAACCTTCTGCATTAGAACCTACATATATGGAGGAGTCACAAGCCAAGCGTGATGACGATGAGCCATCAGACATCACGTATTCACGTGCTGTAGATGAGCAAGCAGATCGTATGCACAACCTGAAAGTGTCTTTTCCTTTTGCTCTTCACGGGGCATGTATATTGTTGTTTAATGTAGAGGCTGTTAAAATATTTAAATAA
- the LOC100277173 gene encoding uncharacterized protein LOC100277173 → MGAAGAIRRAAASVVDRACAGTRGFRRALARFAPRPSAFGPAADAEAAAVRAVRNLRTFRFHYAVLQWVLLLASLAPRHRASVVFLMAASKGLLVYGGLLKAFPNSALLRRLLDRRLVAAVFVALVLADIVAAGAVANLLAALAAGVPVIVLHASFRVRDDLEAPSPDAAAAAENGKEDEASAVVEKKEDGDVEAGPTRRSMAAAPRSPK, encoded by the coding sequence ATGGGTGCTGCCGGCGCGATCCGGCGGGCGGCGGCGTCGGTGGTCGACAGGGCGTGCGCGGGGACGCGGGGCTTCCGCCGCGCGCTGGCGCGGTTCGCGCCGCGGCCGTCGGCGTTCGGCCCCGCCGCAGACGCGGAGGCCGCGGCGGTGCGCGCCGTGCGGAACCTCCGGACCTTCCGGTTCCACTACGCCGTCCTGCAGTGGGTGCTGCTGCTGGCGTCCCTGGCGCCGCGGCACCGGGCCTCCGTCGTCTTCCTCATGGCGGCGTCCAAGGGCCTCCTCGTCTACGGCGGCCTCCTCAAGGCGTTCCCCAACTCGGCGCTGCTCCGGAGGCTCCTCGACCGCCGCCTCGTGGCCGCCGTGTTCGTCGCGCTCGTGCTCGCCGACATCGTCGCCGCGGGCGCCGTCGCCAACCTCCTGGCCGCGCTCGCCGCGGGCGTCCCCGTCATCGTCCTCCACGCGTCCTTCCGCGTCCGCGACGATCTCGAGGCGCCCTCGCcggacgcggcggcggcggccgagaaCGGCAAGGAGGACGAGGCGTCGGCGGTCGTCGAGAAGAAGGAGGACGGCGACGTCGAGGCGGGGCCCACGCGGCGGTCCATGGCGGCGGCACCAAGATCACCCAAATGA